The Leptospira neocaledonica DNA window TAGATCCTAGAAAAACGGAAAGTTGTGAGAATGCAGACTTACATCTTCAGATTATACCCGGAACGGATATATTATTATTCAATGCAATTGCAAGAAGTCTGATCGAGACTGATTCTTTAGATCCTGATTTTATTAAATCTCATACTGAAGGTTTTGAAGAATTAAAAGAAAAAGTATTTTCTATCAGCATGGAAGAATATGCGGACTCTTGCGGAGTTCCGGAAGAATCTATTCGAGAAGCGGCAAGTTTAATCTCGAATTCGAAAGGATTTCTAACTCTTTGGGCAATGGGATTGAACCAAAGTGTAGTAGGAGTAAATAAAAATTTAGCATTAATTAATCTGAATCTGATTACAGGCAAGATCGGTAAACCTGGATCCGGCCCGTTCTCCTTAACCGGACAACCGAATGCTATGGGTGGAAGAGAAGTAGGTGGCCTATGTAATCTTTTGCCTGCTCATAGAAATTTAGCAGATGAAAATCATAGAAAGGAAGTCGCGGATTTTTGGGGTGTGGAATCGATTCGGGATAAGCCTGGTTATTCTGCCACCGAGATGTTTGAAAATCTCAAAAACGGGAAGATGAAAGCCATTTGGATTGTTTGTACAAATCCAACTGTAAGTCTTCCTGATGCAAGAACGGTAGAAGCAGGGCTTAGAAATGCCGAACTAGTAGTTGTCCAAGATATTTCCAATCGTCATGAGTCCATTCCATTTGCTCATTATGTTCTTCCCGCTGCAGGGTGGACGGAAAAACAAGGTACCATGACCAACTCCGACAGGAGAATAACGTATCTACCTAAAATTTTCAATCCACCAGGAGACGCAAAGGCAGATACTTGGATACTCACAGAGTTTGCGGAGAAAATGGGATTTGGTTCTTCTTTCAATTATAAGAATGAAGAAGAAGTTTTTCTAGAACATTGTAAACTTACCAAAGGTACAAATCTAGATATCGCAGGTTTGGATTATTCTATCTTACAAGAAAGAAGATCCGTGCAATGGCCTTTTCCTTCCAAGGATCATATCGGAACTCCACGTTTATTTTCTGACGGAAAGTTTTATCGTCCGGGTGGAAGAGCAAAAATACATTCCGTAGAGCCGGAAGATAATTCTGAAAAAACAAGCGAGAACTTTCCTTTAATTCTTACTACCGGCAGGATCAGAGACCAATGGCATACGATGACCCGTACAGGAAAGGTGAGAAAACTCAAAGAGCATAAAAAAGAACCTTATCTAGAGATCCATCCGATCGATGCAAAAGAAAGAGAGATTATAGAATCTCAGATCGTAGAAGTTAAAAACGAAAGAGGAAGTGTTCGAGTCAGAGCCACGATCACGGAAAGTATCCGACAAGGTACTGTATTTTTACCTATGCATTGGGGAAGAAAGAACGGGAACGACGAAGCAAGAGCGAATAATCTGACTAGTTCAAAGTTTGATCCCTTTTCCAAACAACCAGGTTTTAAAATATCCGCAGTGGAAGTTCTTCCTTATAAAAAACCAAAGGAAAAAATTCTTATCATCGGCGGAGGAAATGGAACTCTTGCATTCCTTAGAAAGTTTAGAGCCATCTCTCCTGAGGATGAGATCACTGTATTGTGTAAGGAAGAATATCCCTTCTATAATCGTATTCTATTGCCTGATCTAATCAGCGGAGATAAACAATTCTCCCAATTGTCCGCGGTCAGTCCGGAAGAAATCGAATCTTGGAATATAGAAGTAAAGTCATCTATCTCTGTCTCAGAGGTACTTCCGGAAGGGAAGAAGGTCAGAGATTCCCAAGGTAATTTATATTCTTATAATAAACTGATTATTGCAACAGGTAGTAGACCTTCTATCCCTAAATATATTCCGGAGAAGATGTTAGGAATCTTCAGTCTTCGTTCCAAAAACGATGCGGATCGAATCAAAGGATTTTTTGTTCCGAACACTCATGCATTGATTGTGGGGGGAGGATTATTAGGTCTAGAGCTCGCGGCCGCATTAAAATCCTTGCATGTAAATGTCACGGTCTTAGTTAGAACGGATCGATTGATGTCCAAACAGTTGGACGAGATCTCGGGAGAAATTTTAAGAAAAGAAGTAGAATCAAGAGGAATACAAATCTTATTCGATACTGAGATTTCTAAAGTGTATGGAACAGAAAGATTAGAGAGCGTTAAGTTTAGAGACGGTTCCAGCATTCGCCCGGATGGAATTGTATTCGCAGTAGGCACAGTTCCAAATTTGGAGCTAGCAAAAGAAGCAGGGTTGAATTGTAAGTCCGGAATTTTAGTGAACGATTTCTTGCAATCAAGCGATCCTGATATTTATGCGATAGGAGAAGTTGCTGAACATTCTACAGGAATGTATGGAACGGTTGCCGCCACGGAAGAACAAGCTGAGTTTGCAGCTTGGCATATGTACGGATATAAGATTGGTTCATATTCTGGATCCATGCATTCTAATCTTCTAAAAATACCCGGTTTGGAATTGGTATCATTGAGATTGCCTGAGGTTCCGATGGACGAGGCAGGCCCTGAATACGAAGAGATAGTGTTCTTCGATAAAAGAAAGGGTCGCTATAAAAAATGTATTATTAAAGGAGATCGTTTGGTCGGAGCCATCTTGGTCGGTGACAAGTCTGAATTTTCGGAATTTAAGGCAATGATCTCTTCTGGAATTGAGTTGGGAGATAAGAGAGATAGACTATTGACCGGATCTTCTCCACTTAAGCCTCCTATAGGCGCATTGGTTTGTTCTTGTAATGGTGTAGGAAAAGGTAATATAGAAGAAGAGATCCGTAATGGAGTTTGTGATCTTAAGACTATTTCAGAAAAGACTGGGGCAGGAACCGGTTGTGGAAGTTGTAAACCCGAGATAATGAAAATTTTAAGAGAGACCGGAGCTATTGCCCCGGCTTAAGAGTCCGCAATGCGGACAATAAGAACTTTCAAATTTTAGACGAAGAATAAGATTACTCTATATCCAGATCTATATCGGGCTTTTCCGCGATAAAATCGTCT harbors:
- a CDS encoding nitrate reductase, with the translated sequence MNTENGYRSTCSYCGVGCGVLIQKESETNFTIQGDPDHPANKGMLCSKGMNLHHTVLDKSDRLLHPLARNPKTGELQKIDWDSALVEIASRFKNLIKEYGPDSVGFYVSGQLLTEEYYVVNKLTKGFLNTNNIDTNSRLCMSSAVVGYKMSLGEDSVPISYDDIEIADCFLIAGANPAWCHPILFRRIEARKNSDPNVKIIVVDPRKTESCENADLHLQIIPGTDILLFNAIARSLIETDSLDPDFIKSHTEGFEELKEKVFSISMEEYADSCGVPEESIREAASLISNSKGFLTLWAMGLNQSVVGVNKNLALINLNLITGKIGKPGSGPFSLTGQPNAMGGREVGGLCNLLPAHRNLADENHRKEVADFWGVESIRDKPGYSATEMFENLKNGKMKAIWIVCTNPTVSLPDARTVEAGLRNAELVVVQDISNRHESIPFAHYVLPAAGWTEKQGTMTNSDRRITYLPKIFNPPGDAKADTWILTEFAEKMGFGSSFNYKNEEEVFLEHCKLTKGTNLDIAGLDYSILQERRSVQWPFPSKDHIGTPRLFSDGKFYRPGGRAKIHSVEPEDNSEKTSENFPLILTTGRIRDQWHTMTRTGKVRKLKEHKKEPYLEIHPIDAKEREIIESQIVEVKNERGSVRVRATITESIRQGTVFLPMHWGRKNGNDEARANNLTSSKFDPFSKQPGFKISAVEVLPYKKPKEKILIIGGGNGTLAFLRKFRAISPEDEITVLCKEEYPFYNRILLPDLISGDKQFSQLSAVSPEEIESWNIEVKSSISVSEVLPEGKKVRDSQGNLYSYNKLIIATGSRPSIPKYIPEKMLGIFSLRSKNDADRIKGFFVPNTHALIVGGGLLGLELAAALKSLHVNVTVLVRTDRLMSKQLDEISGEILRKEVESRGIQILFDTEISKVYGTERLESVKFRDGSSIRPDGIVFAVGTVPNLELAKEAGLNCKSGILVNDFLQSSDPDIYAIGEVAEHSTGMYGTVAATEEQAEFAAWHMYGYKIGSYSGSMHSNLLKIPGLELVSLRLPEVPMDEAGPEYEEIVFFDKRKGRYKKCIIKGDRLVGAILVGDKSEFSEFKAMISSGIELGDKRDRLLTGSSPLKPPIGALVCSCNGVGKGNIEEEIRNGVCDLKTISEKTGAGTGCGSCKPEIMKILRETGAIAPA